GGGAGATCCAACTCACCTCGAGGGGAGCCCACAAGTAGACCTCTAATCGTTACGAGTGTCAAAATAGGCCCGCACCGCAGGCGTACTGCATCGGTCGCTTGCCAGGGTGGGCCACGTGAGGAAACGTAGTGTACTGAGGCTGCATTGAGCCGCCCGTGAAGCGAATGAAGGCGCCCTTGTTGCCCATCTGATCGCAGTAGTTTGGAGCACTGAATACAGTAATGCACTTGCCGTTGTGGCTTACCTCGTAgccctcctctttcacctCGTGCGAACGAACGACGAGCGTCAAATTGTTGTTCTTCAGGAAGGTCTCTGTGACATCGGGGCCGAAAGAAGGACAGTCAACGCCTCGCTTGCTTGGTGTTCGACCCAACATTGGCTGCGGGTCCGCCCAAAGACTCTCACAAAGGAGGCCGCTCTCGGGGATTTCGCGGAACCGATTTGGCTTCTGCAGGTCAGCGATGGTGACGTCGTCGCGTGAGTAGAGACCACCGTGGACAACGAACACCTGATGATTGATGATGTGCCCCGTCGGGAGGGCGTTGAAGACCTCTGAGAACAAATCAAACACCTCGGACGAGTACTTGGCCCGCACCTCTCCCTCAAAGCCGTACACGCGGTTCATCGACAGTCCCTCGTGGTTGCCgcgggagaggaagacgtgCTCTGGGTACAGCAGCTTGTACGCAAACAAGGTGAGCACATTCTCGACCGAGTACGATCCGCGATCAACAAAGTCGCCGTTAAAGAGGTAGCGGTTTGTTGGCGACGGATTGCCATTCAGTTTGAAGATGTTGAGCAGGTCGTAGAACTGGCCATGCGTGTCACCGCAGACGGTGATGTCCTCGCCGTCTGGCACCGTGACAGTCACAAAATTAGGGTACGACTTAAACAGCTTCAACACCTCCAGCAGTATAAAGACGACGTCACGGCGATCGATCTTTCTCTCAACGCGGAAGTGCTCCTGCATCGCCTCGACGAACTGCGCCGTGATGGTGTCGTTCTCGATGCGCGGGCCACTGTACGATGCGGCGATGACACCGAGCTTGATTGTCTTAGATACCGCCTCGCCGTCCTTGGACTTGATAGCGTTCTCGAAGCGAATGCGCTTGAGCTCCTTTTCACAGAGGTCATACTTCCGTTGCGCATCCTTCTCGCTCGGCACAAGCTTGAGAACGGCAGCGAATTCTCTCTGCGCATCCTTGAACTTTCCGAGCAGCAGGTGGGCAGACGCCTTGCGGTAGTGCGCCTTGACAAAACCAGGGTCGATCTCGATCGCCTCCTGTGCGTCCGCAAGCGCCGCCCCTGGAAGTTCCAGTTTCAAGTAGGCAAATGCGCGGTTGCACAGAAGCGTCGGCGTCTTGTGCGCCTCGATGGCCAGCGAGTACGAGTCTACCGCGTGCTGAAACTTCTTTTCTTGGAAATACACGTTGCCTTCCTGCTTCAGGCGGTCAGACGCTTCCATTGTGGCTTGAATAGGACAGAAGGGAACACCAGGCTATGGTTCGACTGTATCCGCGAAGCGGCACTAGTGGGATTCTACTAGAATATGTATGCCTGCGCAGTGTGTCGATaagcaaagagagcgagcgagggagaaaaagaggatgaGCCAGCAGCGAAAGGAGGACGACGCGGAAGCCACCGCATCAGCGGGCGACGGAGAATCCATACAAAGTCATCACCATGAAAACCGTCACGGACTGGGGTCGCTTGTCCGGCTCCAAATGAAGGGATAGAGCATGAGGAGGAAACGGAAGGACCGACTAGGTGTAGCCGCTCACTCGAGAGAGTACACGCAGTGGTACTCTGAGAGATCGCAGCACTCCCTGCGCAGAATAAAACAATGGTCACACTCCGCACGGTATCGGTGGAGGTTGTTCACGGCAAGACAGCAAGCAGATTTGACAGAAAAAGGTGAGGTACGAAGCAGGAGAATGAAGCACTGCGCCAGACAGGCATTCCTCAATCATACAAACAGGCTTGGAATAAAGCAACGGCTTCGGAAGAGGTCGGCTGAGGCAGGTGTCCACGAAAAGAGGTCCTTCACTGCGCTTCGCCACCTCCAGATGCCCGCTGGTCAACCAGATAGATGGCCACGCGGATAgtagggaaggggggaagggctgAGGTCGGTAGAAGGGGATGCGAGTACCACGCAAGACGATCCCGCAGAGCTTTTACTCGCTGGTGTGGGCCTCATTCACTGCAAGTATGAGAGACAGATTCTCCAATCATGCACGAATGTGCAGTATCGCACTACACAGTGCTGCCGTAGTTGGCCAAGAAGCCAGTCTCTGTCGTCGTGGCTGCTACGCTTTCCACAGAGTGCATGGAGGCATCCTGCAGAGGCGGGGACATGTCCGATAGGTCGTCCACGTAGAAGCGGTCAAGCTCGCCCTTGTCGAAGAGTTCCATCGACTTCTGCATAACGCGGAAGAAACGGTCGGGGAAGTGGTCTGTGAGCATTGTCGGCGACGCCAGCATCatctgcacctcctcgaaGTCACGTACGACGGGGATGTACACCTCCTCGTTGTAACGCCGGCAGCCTGGTACGCACCAGGTGTTGGTGCACACTTCGACGACCTTCACATAGTGGATCATGCGACTACAGTTGTACAGCTTCGGTGTCTCACATGGCGGGCTATACAGTGTGTTCTGCAAGGATTCACGGAACAACAGGCTCTCGGCTGAACGCCTCTCCTGCAAGTTATCCAAGAAGGAGGGGTGGAAAGACTTCGCAATTTCAGTGGTGCGCAGGACATTCATAAAAATGAGGTTTTTGTTGATGTCCGACGCGGCCAGGACGTCGAAAATGGCCTCGCAGAAGGACTCGAAGGTGTGCTGGGCCAGACGGGGGATCATGTCGTAGCCCATACACGCAGCCGCGACAAAGTCCTTCTGATACTCCATCAGCGCCTTCGAAACGATGCCACCAGGAGGGGCGTACGcgaggcagcgcaggcggTTGCGTAGCCCCATATAATCAGACCAAAGAACCGCTGACAGTATGAGAGCCACCCCGGCACCGAGCGAGTGTCCCAGTAGTACTACTTTGTTGCCG
This region of Leishmania panamensis strain MHOM/PA/94/PSC-1 chromosome 18 sequence genomic DNA includes:
- a CDS encoding serine/threonine protein phosphatase type 5, putative (TriTrypDB/GeneDB-style sysID: LpmP.18.0150), producing the protein MEASDRLKQEGNVYFQEKKFQHAVDSYSLAIEAHKTPTLLCNRAFAYLKLELPGAALADAQEAIEIDPGFVKAHYRKASAHLLLGKFKDAQREFAAVLKLVPSEKDAQRKYDLCEKELKRIRFENAIKSKDGEAVSKTIKLGVIAASYSGPRIENDTITAQFVEAMQEHFRVERKIDRRDVVFILLEVLKLFKSYPNFVTVTVPDGEDITVCGDTHGQFYDLLNIFKLNGNPSPTNRYLFNGDFVDRGSYSVENVLTLFAYKLLYPEHVFLSRGNHEGLSMNRVYGFEGEVRAKYSSEVFDLFSEVFNALPTGHIINHQVFVVHGGLYSRDDVTIADLQKPNRFREIPESGLLCESLWADPQPMLGRTPSKRGVDCPSFGPDVTETFLKNNNLTLVVRSHEVKEEGYEVSHNGKCITVFSAPNYCDQMGNKGAFIRFTGGSMQPQYTTFPHVAHPGKRPMQYACGAGLF